The proteins below are encoded in one region of Paraburkholderia phenazinium:
- a CDS encoding formimidoylglutamate deiminase, which yields MTEPTRTSPHALFAEHAYLPDGWRRNVLLTWDATGTLTHVSPDTSAPPVGVSRAAGPILPGMPNLHSHAFQRAMAGLTEYRANATDNFWSWRDLMYRFAAKITPQGLAAVAQWLYIEMLKAGYTSVCEFHYVHHTPDGSRYVNTAELAERVVDAAQTSGIGMTMLPVLYQYGGFGARAPRADQQRFINTPESLLDLLGKLRDARPESSALRYGVAPHSLRAVSEQSLRTLLDGLDTDLPGAPVHIHIAEQTAEVDACLETEGARPVQWLLERFHVDSRWCLVHATHVDANETLALARSGAVAGLCLTTEANLGDGIFPAHTYLDAQGRFGIGSDSHIGVDWRAELRLLEYGQRLSRRQRNVLASTDAPFVADRLFAAALDGGAHATGRAVGALRVGQRADWLVLDADHPGIAEHTPQAWLSGVVFCEHGETPIRDVYTGGEKVVENRRHRDEERAYAQYRVALAELLK from the coding sequence ATGACTGAACCCACTCGAACGTCGCCCCACGCATTGTTTGCAGAGCACGCGTATCTGCCCGATGGCTGGCGCCGCAACGTGCTGCTGACGTGGGATGCCACTGGCACGCTGACGCACGTGAGCCCGGATACGTCCGCGCCGCCGGTGGGCGTGAGCCGCGCAGCGGGCCCCATCCTGCCCGGCATGCCGAACCTGCATTCGCACGCCTTCCAGCGCGCGATGGCGGGTCTGACCGAATATCGTGCGAACGCCACGGACAACTTCTGGAGCTGGCGCGACCTGATGTACCGCTTTGCCGCGAAGATCACGCCGCAAGGACTCGCCGCTGTTGCGCAGTGGCTCTACATCGAGATGCTGAAGGCGGGCTATACGTCGGTGTGCGAGTTTCACTACGTGCATCACACGCCGGACGGCAGCCGTTACGTCAATACGGCCGAACTGGCCGAACGCGTCGTGGATGCGGCCCAGACGAGCGGCATCGGCATGACGATGCTGCCGGTGCTCTACCAGTACGGCGGCTTCGGCGCGCGCGCGCCGCGGGCCGATCAGCAGCGCTTCATCAATACGCCTGAAAGCCTGCTCGATCTGCTCGGCAAACTGCGTGACGCACGCCCCGAAAGCTCGGCCCTGCGCTACGGTGTGGCGCCGCATTCGTTACGTGCGGTCTCGGAACAATCGCTGCGCACGCTGCTCGACGGGCTCGATACGGACCTGCCGGGTGCACCGGTGCACATTCATATCGCCGAACAGACCGCGGAAGTCGATGCCTGTCTCGAGACCGAAGGCGCCCGCCCGGTGCAGTGGTTGCTCGAGCGATTCCATGTCGATTCGCGCTGGTGTCTCGTGCATGCGACCCACGTCGATGCCAACGAAACGCTCGCGCTTGCCAGGAGCGGCGCGGTGGCGGGGCTGTGCCTGACGACCGAAGCCAACCTCGGTGACGGCATCTTTCCGGCGCACACCTATCTCGACGCGCAGGGACGCTTTGGTATCGGATCGGATAGCCATATCGGCGTCGACTGGCGTGCCGAACTGCGGCTGCTGGAGTACGGTCAGCGCCTCTCGCGCCGCCAGCGCAATGTGCTCGCCTCGACTGACGCGCCGTTTGTCGCCGACCGCCTGTTCGCCGCCGCGCTCGACGGCGGTGCGCACGCCACCGGTCGTGCCGTGGGCGCGTTGAGAGTAGGGCAGCGGGCCGACTGGCTGGTGCTCGACGCGGATCATCCGGGCATCGCCGAACACACGCCGCAAGCATGGCTCTCGGGCGTGGTTTTCTGCGAGCATGGCGAGACGCCGATTCGCGATGTCTATACCGGCGGCGAAAAGGTGGTCGAGAATCGCAGACATCGCGATGAAGAACGTGCGTACGCGCAATATCGGGTCGCGCTCGCCGAGCTGCTCAAGTGA
- the hutI gene encoding imidazolonepropionase: protein MKQTVWHHLKLCPQGDPHNTLDDAAIAVRDGHIVWLGAASELPPDYAAWRREDLGGAWVTPGLVDCHTHLVYGGQRADEFAQRLAGVSYEEIARQGGGIVSTVRATRAADEESLLRQSAARLEPLLAEGVTAIEIKSGYGLDLASERKMLRVARRLGEQYPVSVYTTFLGAHALPPEFAGRADDYISEVCERMLPTLADEGLVDAVDVFCERIGFSLAQSERVFAAAERYKLPVKMHAEQLSNCGGTALAARHHALSADHLEFLDEAGVAAMKESGTVAVLLPGAYYFIRETQLPPLDLLRRYEVPIAISTDSNPGTSPTTSLLLMMNMATTLFRMTVPEVLQGVTQHAARALGQVGRHGSLAVGRAADFAVWQVETLAELAYWIGRPLCARVVRAGETVYTRCDSAS, encoded by the coding sequence ATGAAGCAAACCGTCTGGCATCACCTGAAGCTTTGCCCGCAGGGCGATCCGCACAACACGCTGGACGATGCCGCGATCGCCGTGCGCGACGGCCACATCGTCTGGCTCGGTGCGGCCAGCGAACTGCCGCCCGACTATGCCGCTTGGCGGCGCGAAGACCTCGGTGGTGCATGGGTCACACCTGGCCTCGTCGATTGTCATACGCATCTCGTGTACGGCGGCCAGCGCGCCGACGAGTTTGCCCAGCGCCTCGCCGGTGTCAGCTACGAAGAAATTGCGCGCCAGGGCGGCGGCATTGTCTCGACGGTACGCGCGACCCGCGCCGCCGACGAAGAGAGCTTGTTGCGCCAGTCGGCTGCTCGCCTCGAACCGCTGCTTGCCGAAGGCGTGACTGCCATCGAAATCAAATCCGGTTATGGGCTCGACCTCGCCAGCGAGCGCAAGATGCTGCGCGTCGCGCGCCGTCTCGGCGAACAGTATCCGGTGTCGGTTTATACGACGTTTCTCGGTGCGCACGCGTTGCCGCCTGAGTTTGCCGGTCGTGCCGACGACTACATCAGCGAAGTCTGCGAGCGCATGCTGCCCACGCTGGCCGACGAAGGTCTCGTGGATGCAGTCGATGTTTTCTGCGAGCGCATCGGCTTTTCGCTCGCACAAAGCGAGCGCGTCTTCGCCGCGGCCGAGCGCTACAAGCTGCCGGTGAAGATGCATGCCGAGCAGTTGTCCAACTGCGGCGGTACGGCGCTTGCCGCGCGTCATCATGCGTTGTCCGCGGATCATCTCGAGTTTCTCGACGAAGCCGGCGTGGCCGCCATGAAGGAGAGCGGCACGGTCGCCGTGCTGCTGCCCGGCGCGTACTACTTCATCCGCGAGACGCAGTTGCCGCCGCTCGATCTGCTGCGCCGCTACGAAGTGCCCATCGCCATTTCCACCGACAGCAACCCCGGCACGTCGCCCACCACCTCGCTCCTGTTGATGATGAACATGGCGACCACGCTGTTTCGCATGACCGTCCCCGAGGTGCTGCAAGGCGTCACGCAACATGCGGCGCGCGCATTGGGTCAGGTGGGTCGTCATGGTTCGCTGGCAGTGGGCCGCGCGGCGGATTTCGCGGTCTGGCAGGTCGAGACGCTGGCCGAACTGGCTTACTGGATCGGTCGTCCGCTGTGCGCGCGCGTGGTGCGCGCAGGCGAGACGGTCTATACGCGGTGCGACTCCGCCAGTTGA
- the hutG gene encoding N-formylglutamate deformylase, which translates to MTASNTPPVFSLHEGSAPLLISIPHVGTNIPADIAATMTPLAQRTEDCDWHLDRLYAFARELGASFLMPSNARYVIDLNRPPDGANLYPGQDTTGLLPVDTFDKEPLYLDGHLPDDAEVARRRELYWKPYHEALSAHLAALKAKHGKVLLWEAHSIRSHVPRFFPGRLTDFNFGTSNGASAVAGLAEALVDVVERHGGYSAVANGRFKGGYITRQYGQPSEGIHAVQLELTQITYMEEQMPYAYDETLAAQVEPLLKTLVQTALERVAAA; encoded by the coding sequence ATGACTGCTTCGAACACTCCGCCGGTTTTTTCGCTGCACGAGGGAAGTGCGCCCCTGCTGATTTCGATTCCCCACGTGGGCACGAACATTCCCGCCGACATTGCCGCGACGATGACACCCCTCGCCCAGCGCACCGAAGATTGCGACTGGCATCTCGACCGCCTGTACGCGTTTGCGCGCGAGCTCGGCGCCTCGTTTCTGATGCCGAGCAACGCGCGCTACGTGATCGACCTGAACCGTCCGCCCGACGGCGCGAATCTCTATCCGGGTCAGGACACGACAGGCCTTCTGCCCGTCGACACGTTCGACAAGGAGCCCCTGTATCTCGACGGACATTTGCCCGACGATGCCGAGGTCGCACGCCGCCGCGAACTCTACTGGAAGCCGTACCACGAGGCGCTGTCAGCGCATCTGGCGGCGTTGAAGGCAAAACACGGCAAGGTACTGCTATGGGAGGCGCACTCGATCCGCTCGCACGTACCGCGTTTCTTCCCGGGGCGGCTGACGGACTTCAACTTCGGCACCTCAAACGGCGCGAGCGCCGTGGCGGGACTGGCTGAAGCGCTGGTGGACGTGGTCGAACGCCACGGCGGCTACTCGGCAGTTGCGAATGGCCGCTTCAAGGGTGGCTATATCACACGCCAGTACGGTCAGCCGTCCGAGGGCATTCATGCAGTGCAGCTCGAACTCACGCAGATTACGTACATGGAAGAGCAGATGCCGTACGCGTATGACGAAACGCTCGCCGCGCAGGTCGAACCGCTTCTGAAGACGCTGGTGCAAACCGCGCTCGAGCGCGTCGCCGCCGCGTAA
- a CDS encoding HutD/Ves family protein codes for MIVTPDSGTTLIRGADLVATPWKNGGGVTREVAAFPQGAKLDGFVWRVSIADVAQPGPFSRFDGIDRTLVLLSGAGMLLDEANGPTHALKQPLEMARFAGETAIDARLVDGATRDFNLMVRRGAATGEAEVWQVQTEGAAGAMGSASIRHLSADAVLLFCAAGSIEVTLGDATPVTLAIDDTLHIQSPDGLACKVSGEGALLAIRLHYA; via the coding sequence TTGATCGTGACGCCGGATAGCGGCACGACATTGATCCGCGGTGCCGATCTCGTGGCGACGCCGTGGAAGAACGGCGGCGGCGTCACGCGCGAGGTGGCGGCTTTTCCTCAAGGCGCGAAGCTCGATGGTTTCGTGTGGCGTGTGAGCATTGCAGACGTCGCGCAGCCGGGGCCGTTCTCGCGCTTTGACGGGATCGACCGGACGCTGGTGTTGCTGTCGGGCGCGGGTATGCTGCTTGATGAAGCGAACGGTCCGACACATGCTCTCAAGCAACCGCTAGAGATGGCGCGCTTCGCAGGTGAGACCGCGATCGACGCGCGGCTGGTCGATGGCGCGACGCGCGATTTCAACCTGATGGTGCGGCGGGGTGCGGCGACGGGCGAGGCCGAGGTATGGCAAGTCCAGACCGAGGGCGCCGCGGGTGCTATGGGTTCTGCGTCAATACGTCATTTGTCGGCCGATGCCGTACTGCTGTTTTGCGCGGCCGGTTCGATCGAGGTGACACTCGGCGATGCCACTCCAGTGACCCTCGCAATAGACGACACGCTGCATATCCAGTCGCCTGATGGCCTGGCGTGCAAGGTGAGCGGCGAAGGCGCACTGCTCGCCATCCGCTTGCATTACGCGTGA
- the hutU gene encoding urocanate hydratase → MNNPKHIDPRLDPTRTIRAPRGAEKTCKSWLTEAAYRMIQNNLDAEVAEHPHALVVYGGIGRAARNWDCFDQILATLKDLNDDETLLIQSGKPVGVFRTHADAPRVLLANSNLVPHWATWEHFHELDRKGLMMYGQMTAGSWIYIGSQGIVQGTYETFFSVANQHFNGDPKGRWILTGGLGGMGGAQPLAATMAGFSMIAVECDETRIDFRLKTRYVDRKAKTLDEALAIVEEAKKTGKPVSVGLLGNAADVFAECVERGITPDCVTDQTSAHDPIHGYLPQGWSVEDWRERQKTAPDSITKPAKQSMARQVQAMLTLQERGAATLDYGNNIRQMALEMGVENAFDFPGFVPAYIRPLFCEGKGPFRWVALSGDPEDIYKTDAKVKELIPDDAHLHNWLDMARERIAFQGLPARICWVGVKDRYRLGQAFNEMVRNGELKAPVVIGRDHLDTGSVASPNRETESMKDGSDAVSDWPLLNALLNTAGGATWVSLHHGGGVGMGFSQHSGVVIVADGTDAARERLGRVLFNDPATGVMRHADAGYELAQETAREVGLNLPMLGR, encoded by the coding sequence ATGAACAACCCCAAGCACATCGATCCGCGTCTCGACCCGACCCGTACGATTCGCGCCCCGCGTGGCGCCGAAAAGACCTGCAAGAGCTGGCTCACGGAAGCCGCCTATCGCATGATCCAGAACAACCTGGACGCGGAAGTCGCCGAGCATCCGCATGCGCTCGTGGTGTACGGCGGCATCGGCCGCGCTGCGCGCAACTGGGATTGCTTCGACCAGATTCTCGCCACGCTGAAAGATCTCAACGACGACGAGACGCTGCTGATCCAGTCGGGCAAGCCGGTTGGCGTGTTCAGGACGCATGCCGATGCGCCGCGCGTGCTGCTGGCGAACTCGAATCTCGTACCGCACTGGGCGACGTGGGAACACTTCCACGAACTCGACCGCAAGGGCCTGATGATGTACGGCCAGATGACGGCGGGGAGCTGGATTTACATCGGCAGCCAGGGGATTGTTCAGGGCACCTACGAGACTTTCTTCTCGGTAGCGAACCAGCATTTCAACGGCGACCCGAAGGGCCGCTGGATTCTGACGGGCGGTCTCGGCGGCATGGGCGGCGCGCAGCCGCTCGCTGCCACCATGGCCGGCTTCTCGATGATCGCTGTCGAGTGCGATGAGACGCGCATCGACTTCCGTCTGAAGACCCGTTACGTCGATCGCAAAGCGAAGACGCTCGACGAAGCGCTTGCGATTGTCGAAGAGGCAAAGAAGACGGGCAAGCCCGTGTCGGTCGGTCTGCTCGGCAATGCGGCCGACGTGTTTGCCGAATGCGTCGAGCGCGGCATCACGCCGGACTGCGTGACAGATCAAACGAGCGCCCACGATCCGATTCATGGCTACCTGCCGCAAGGCTGGAGCGTCGAAGACTGGCGCGAACGCCAGAAGACGGCGCCGGACAGCATCACCAAACCGGCCAAGCAGTCGATGGCCAGGCAGGTGCAGGCCATGCTGACGCTGCAGGAACGTGGCGCCGCGACGCTCGACTACGGCAACAACATCCGCCAGATGGCGCTGGAAATGGGCGTCGAAAACGCGTTCGATTTCCCGGGCTTCGTGCCGGCGTATATCCGTCCGCTGTTCTGCGAGGGCAAGGGCCCGTTCCGTTGGGTTGCGCTGTCGGGCGATCCTGAGGATATCTACAAGACCGATGCGAAGGTCAAGGAGCTGATCCCCGACGACGCACACCTGCACAACTGGCTCGACATGGCGCGCGAACGGATTGCGTTCCAGGGTCTGCCGGCGCGGATTTGCTGGGTGGGTGTGAAGGACCGGTATCGCCTCGGCCAGGCGTTCAACGAGATGGTCAGGAATGGCGAATTGAAGGCGCCGGTCGTGATTGGGCGCGATCACCTCGATACGGGTTCGGTGGCGAGCCCGAACCGCGAAACCGAATCGATGAAGGACGGCTCTGACGCTGTCAGCGACTGGCCGTTGCTCAACGCGCTGCTCAACACAGCGGGCGGCGCGACATGGGTATCGCTGCATCACGGCGGCGGGGTGGGCATGGGCTTTAGCCAGCACTCCGGCGTGGTGATCGTCGCTGACGGTACAGATGCCGCCCGCGAGCGTCTCGGCCGCGTGCTGTTCAACGATCCGGCCACGGGCGTGATGCGTCACGCGGACGCCGGCTATGAACTCGCGCAGGAAACGGCCCGTGAGGTGGGGCTTAATCTGCCGATGCTGGGCCGTTGA
- the hutC gene encoding histidine utilization repressor, with amino-acid sequence MNAPAYQGIKDFILSRIYAGEWGEGDQVPSENELAREFNVARMTVNRALRELTSEQVLTRVQGSGTFVARPKYESTLVAIRSISDEIVARGHRYQAKVLHIGAAIADEALADEMQVSAGSPVFHSRVLHFENDEPVQLEERWVNPAVAPDYALQDFTSTTPNQYLVRVAPLQRVEYRIEAALADADTRRLLTMDELEPCLVLHRRTWSQSLVASVANLWHPGSRYRFTGHF; translated from the coding sequence ATGAACGCACCGGCCTATCAGGGAATCAAGGACTTCATCCTCTCCCGCATTTATGCGGGCGAATGGGGTGAGGGCGACCAGGTTCCCTCGGAAAACGAGCTTGCCCGCGAGTTCAACGTGGCGCGCATGACGGTCAACCGTGCGCTGCGCGAACTTACCTCCGAGCAGGTGCTGACGCGCGTGCAGGGCTCCGGCACGTTCGTTGCGCGGCCGAAATACGAATCGACCCTGGTGGCGATCCGCAGTATCTCCGACGAGATCGTGGCGCGCGGTCATCGCTATCAGGCGAAGGTGTTGCACATCGGCGCGGCGATTGCCGACGAAGCGCTTGCCGACGAGATGCAGGTGAGCGCCGGCAGTCCGGTGTTTCATTCGCGCGTGCTGCATTTCGAAAACGACGAGCCGGTGCAACTCGAAGAACGCTGGGTCAACCCGGCGGTCGCCCCCGATTATGCGTTGCAGGACTTCACCAGCACCACGCCGAACCAGTATCTGGTGCGCGTCGCGCCGCTGCAGCGCGTCGAATACCGTATCGAGGCGGCTTTGGCCGATGCCGATACGCGTCGATTGCTGACGATGGATGAACTCGAGCCCTGCCTCGTGCTGCATCGACGCACGTGGTCGCAGAGTCTGGTCGCATCGGTGGCGAATCTGTGGCATCCCGGCAGTCGTTACCGCTTCACTGGACACTTTTGA